A genomic region of Solanum dulcamara chromosome 2, daSolDulc1.2, whole genome shotgun sequence contains the following coding sequences:
- the LOC129880362 gene encoding endoglucanase 25-like, translated as MYGRDPWGGSLEINATDSATDDDRSRNLQDFDKAALSRNLDETQQSWLLGPTEQKKKKYVDLGCVIVSRKVFKWTVGCIIAAALIAGFVTLIVKTVPKHRHHNPPADNYTLALRKALMFFNAQRSGKLPKHNNVSWRGSSALQDGKSDDSTTFKNLVGGYYDAGDAIKFNFPQSFALTMLSWSVIEYPAKYEAAGELNHVKDIIKWGTDYLLKTFNSSADTIDRIVAQVGKGDTSGGPDPNDHYCWVRPEDIDYPRPVTECHSCSDLAAEMAAALASASIVFKDNKVYSQKLVHGARTLFKFGREQRGRYSSGNEAAIFYNSTSYWDEFVWGASWLYYATGNTSYLQLATTPGIAKHAGAFWGGPDYGVFSWDNKLAGSQVLLSRLRLFLSPGYPYEEILSTFHNQTSIVMCSFLPFFTSFNRTKGGLIELNHGRPQPLQYVVNAAFLATLYSDYLAAADTPGWYCGPNFYSTDVLREFAQTQIDYILGKNPRKMSYVVGFGNHYPKRVHHRGASVPKNKVKYNCKGGWKWRDSSKPNPNTLVGAMVAGPDKNDGFHDVRTNYNYTEPTLAGNAGLVAALVALSGDKSVGIDKNTIFSAVPPMFPTPPPPPAAWKP; from the exons ATGTACGGCAGGGATCCATGGGGAGGTTCATTAGAGATCAATGCAACAGATTCAGCAACTGATGATGATAGGAGCAGAAACTTACAAGATTTCGATAAAGCAGCTTTGTCAAGAAATCTAGATGAAACACAGCAAAGTTGGTTATTAGGTCCAACagaacagaagaagaagaaatatgtAGATCTGGGTTGTGTTATTGTTAGTAGAAAAGTATTCAAATGGACTGTCGGTTGCATTATTGCAGCTGCACTCATTGCTGGATTTGTTACTCTTATTGTAAAAACTGTACCTAAACACCGACACCATAATCCTCCAGCAGATAATTACACTTTAGCTCTTCGTAAAGCCCTTATGTTCTTCAATGCACAGCGCT CTGGGAAACTACCGAAGCATAATAATGTATCATGGAGGGGGAGTTCAGCTCTGCAGGATGGCAAATCGGATGATTCGACTACGTTTAAGAATTTGGTTGGGGGTTATTATGATGCAGGAGATGCCATAAAGTTTAATTTCCCTCAATCTTTTGCTCTTACTATGTTGAGTTGGAGTGTGATTGAGTATCCTGCTAAATATGAAGCTGCTGGAGAGCTCAATCATGTCAAGGATATTATTAAGTGGGGGACTGATTATCTCTTGAAAACGTTCAATTCGTCGGCGGATACCATTGATCGAATTGTTGCACAA GTGGGGAAAGGGGATACTTCAGGAGGGCCAGATCCCAATGATCATTATTGTTGGGTGCGTCCAGAAGACATTGATTATCCACGTCCTGTAACTGAATGTCATAGTTGCTCGGATCTTGCTGCCGAGATGGCTGCTGCTCTGGCTTCTGCTTCCATTGTTTTTAAGGATAACAAGGTCTACTCACAAAAGCTTGTTCATGGTGCTAGAACTCTCTTCAAGTTTGGCAGGGAACAGCGGGGCAGATATAGTAGCGGAAATGAAGCTGCAATTTTCTACAATTCTACTAGTtattgggatgagtttgtgtGGGGTGCATCCTGGCTGTATTATGCTACAGGAAATACTTCATATCTTCAGCTTGCTACAACTCCTGGTATCGCTAAACACGCTGGTGCCTTCTGGGGAGGTCCTGATTATGGCGTGTTCAGCTGGGATAATAAGCTTGCTGGATCACAA GTGCTTCTAAGCCGTTTGAGATTGTTTTTGAGCCCTGGATATCCTTATGAAGAAATTTTGAGTACATTTCATAACCAGACAAGCATAGTCATGTGCTCCTTCTTGCCATTCTTCACTTCTTTTAACCGCACGAAAG GAGGGCTGATAGAATTAAACCATGGAAGGCCTCAGCCTCTTCAGTATGTAGTCAATGCTGCCTTCCTGGCTACCTTGTATAGTGACTATCTTGCAGCTGCTGACACCCCTGGATGGTATTGTGGTCCTAATTTCTACTCTACTGATGTCCTGCGTGAATTTGCACAGACTCAG ATCGACTATATCCTTGGCAAGAACCCCAGAAAAATGAGTTATGTTGTGGGCTTTGGCAATCACTATCCAAAACGTGTCCACCATCGAGGTGCATCAGTTCCTAAGAACAAGGTCAAGTATAATTGTAAAGGAGGATGGAAGTGGAGGGATTCATCTAAGCCTAATCCGAATACTCTTGTTGGAGCCATGGTTGCTGGACCAGACAAGAATGATGGTTTCCATGATGTTCGTACTAATTACAATTATACTGAGCCAACACTTGCTGGAAATGCCGGTTTGGTTGCAGCCCTCGTAGCTCTATCCGGAGATAAAAGTGTTGGAATTGACAAGAACACGATATTCTCTGCAGTaccacccatgttccctactcCACCACCTCCACCAGCTGCTTGGAAACCATAA